GCTTCTTCCCCGACAGCAAGAACACGGTTCGTATTCTTATCAATCGCCACTACCGAAGGCTCATTTAACACAATTCCTTTACCTTTGACATGTATAAGAACATTGGCTGTTCCAAGATCTATCCCAATATCTCTAGCAAACATTTCTTAAATCCTCCTTGAATATCCTCACATATAACCTACTTCTGTCCTAATTGTTTATTTTACCATATTGCATTGACACAAGTAAGTATGAATTATAAATAAACGTTAACGGATACTTTTATTTCCTATTTTACCAAAATGTAAATATTTTCGATACCATATGTACCATCCCCGTTTTTTGCCCATAAAAAAATCCCGGCAGTGAATCGCCGTCAAGGATTGGATTACATCCTTCCCCTAATAGCTCGATTCACATCCAAATGCCGGGATGGGTACCTATATTATTTGACGATTTCTTCTTCTCTTTCAGAGCGTTTATATTTTAATTTCGTTGCTTCTCCGCCTCTAAGGTGACGAATGGATTTATGGTAATCCAATATATCCTTTACTTCGTTAGCCAAATCAGGATTAATTTCTGGCAGCCTCTCCGTCAAGTCTTT
This genomic stretch from Peribacillus muralis harbors:
- the spoIIID gene encoding sporulation transcriptional regulator SpoIIID, which produces MHDYIKERTIKIGKYIVETRKTVRVIAKEFGVSKSTVHKDLTERLPEINPDLANEVKDILDYHKSIRHLRGGEATKLKYKRSEREEEIVK